In Rhodococcus sp. OK302, one genomic interval encodes:
- a CDS encoding phosphonatase-like hydrolase has protein sequence MSPITLAVLDMAGTTVADDGLVLRAFAAAAEAGGLPAEGPEADAARQYVLDTMGQSKIVVFRAIFGDEDRAQAANVAFETTYDALIDQGLAQPIPGAEKAITTLREAGIKVALTTGFSRSTQDKLLAALGWDTVADLTLSPAEAGRGRPYPDLILTALLRLGIEDVHQIAVLGDTSNDVLSGIRSGASIVAGTLTGAHDEHQLRNAGATHIVESVADFAELLVNS, from the coding sequence ATGTCTCCCATCACACTGGCCGTTCTCGACATGGCCGGCACCACAGTCGCCGACGACGGCCTGGTGCTTCGCGCCTTCGCCGCCGCGGCCGAAGCCGGCGGACTACCCGCCGAGGGTCCGGAAGCCGATGCTGCCCGTCAGTACGTCCTCGACACCATGGGCCAGTCCAAGATTGTGGTTTTCCGCGCAATCTTCGGCGACGAGGATCGTGCTCAGGCCGCCAACGTGGCTTTCGAAACCACCTATGACGCGTTGATCGATCAGGGACTCGCGCAACCTATTCCGGGTGCTGAGAAGGCGATCACCACATTGCGCGAAGCCGGTATCAAAGTAGCCCTGACCACCGGATTCAGCCGATCAACCCAGGACAAGCTCCTTGCCGCCCTGGGCTGGGACACCGTCGCAGACCTCACCCTCTCCCCCGCCGAAGCCGGCCGCGGGCGCCCCTACCCGGATCTGATTCTCACCGCGCTCCTGCGTCTGGGAATCGAGGATGTCCACCAGATCGCCGTACTCGGCGACACGTCCAACGACGTGCTCAGCGGAATCCGTTCCGGTGCATCGATTGTCGCCGGAACTTTGACCGGCGCCCACGACGAACACCAACTTCGTAATGCCGGCGCCACCCACATCGTCGAGTCCGTCGCGGACTTCGCCGAACTCCTCGTCAACTCCTGA
- a CDS encoding TIGR03364 family FAD-dependent oxidoreductase — MRILIVGGGILGTAHADEAIRRGHEVIHLEREREARGATVRNFGLVWVSGRAPHELEAAVRSRELWADLAVRVPKIGYRAAGSITLMRTDEEVAVAEEAFARPDADTRGFTLLDADGVRAVNPALRGKFLGGLHCSLDAAVESRQALPAIRSYLEATGRYTFHAGTEAREITTTESGVHIRDDHGHSYDADLVIVCPGATLGGLARDLAGDLPLRRVRLQMMQTAPLGEKLTTAIADGDSFRYYPGFAGSALDTLRTVQPQEPTAEEHRMQLLCVQRLHGGLTIGDTHEYDEPFNFDVDEAPYQHLASVAEALLGRDLPTIVKRWAGVYSQCLDPAQLVHRAQAADNVWVIAGPGGRGMTLGPALAEQTADQLGL; from the coding sequence ATGCGAATTTTGATTGTGGGTGGAGGAATCCTCGGAACGGCCCATGCCGACGAGGCAATCCGCCGCGGACACGAAGTTATCCATCTCGAACGTGAGCGTGAAGCCCGCGGTGCCACCGTACGGAACTTTGGATTGGTCTGGGTATCCGGGCGCGCTCCCCACGAACTCGAGGCTGCCGTGCGGTCACGTGAACTGTGGGCTGACCTGGCAGTTCGAGTACCGAAGATCGGGTACCGCGCAGCCGGTTCGATTACGTTGATGCGCACCGACGAAGAAGTGGCCGTCGCAGAGGAAGCCTTTGCTCGTCCCGACGCCGACACTCGCGGTTTCACACTCCTCGACGCCGACGGTGTCCGCGCCGTCAACCCAGCACTGCGTGGGAAGTTCCTCGGCGGACTGCACTGCTCACTCGACGCCGCCGTCGAATCCCGCCAAGCCCTCCCCGCTATCCGCTCCTACCTGGAAGCCACTGGTCGGTACACCTTCCACGCCGGAACCGAAGCCCGTGAGATTACCACCACCGAATCCGGCGTTCACATCCGCGACGACCACGGCCACAGCTACGACGCCGATCTCGTGATCGTGTGCCCCGGAGCAACATTGGGTGGACTAGCCCGCGACCTCGCCGGCGACCTACCCCTGCGCCGAGTCCGCCTCCAGATGATGCAAACCGCCCCGCTCGGCGAAAAGCTCACCACTGCAATCGCAGACGGCGACAGCTTCCGCTACTACCCTGGCTTCGCGGGTTCTGCCCTGGACACCCTGCGCACGGTTCAACCGCAGGAACCGACCGCCGAAGAGCACCGAATGCAACTCCTGTGCGTCCAGCGCCTACATGGTGGCCTCACTATCGGCGACACACACGAGTACGACGAGCCCTTCAACTTCGATGTCGACGAAGCCCCTTACCAGCACCTCGCTTCCGTCGCGGAAGCCCTTCTCGGGCGCGATCTTCCGACGATAGTCAAACGGTGGGCGGGCGTGTACAGCCAGTGCCTCGATCCCGCACAACTAGTGCATCGCGCGCAGGCCGCCGACAACGTCTGGGTAATCGCCGGCCCCGGCGGACGCGGCATGACGCTCGGACCAGCCCTCGCTGAGCAAACCGCCGATCAACTCGGTCTCTGA
- a CDS encoding GntR family transcriptional regulator, with product MSVAESEPKYYRVRTEIETILDGLEEGDAVPSERELAARFTVARETVRQALRDLLVEGRIERRGRGTVVSSPKLVQPLSLRSYTEGAVSAGRVPGRRVVTFERILADDGLSAELGIDVGDSVVHLERVLLADGEKIGLESTYMPDSRFGEMLDTFDGTTSLYAAIRSIGVVFGSATERIETVLASPREATLMESTTSMPMLLLHRTSVDPDGIPIERVRSLYRGDRIAFLTTLRE from the coding sequence ATGAGTGTTGCAGAATCGGAACCCAAGTACTACCGCGTGCGCACCGAGATCGAGACGATTCTGGATGGGCTCGAAGAAGGAGATGCGGTTCCGTCCGAACGGGAACTTGCCGCACGATTCACCGTCGCCCGCGAAACCGTGCGTCAGGCACTGCGTGATCTGCTGGTCGAGGGGCGCATCGAACGCCGCGGGCGCGGAACCGTTGTGTCGAGTCCCAAGCTGGTGCAACCGCTTTCGCTGCGGTCCTACACAGAAGGTGCCGTGAGCGCGGGGCGTGTCCCGGGACGACGGGTGGTGACATTTGAGCGCATCCTCGCCGACGACGGGCTTTCGGCCGAGTTGGGAATCGACGTCGGCGATTCCGTCGTTCACCTCGAACGCGTCCTGCTTGCGGACGGTGAGAAGATCGGACTGGAATCAACGTATATGCCGGACAGCAGGTTTGGTGAAATGCTGGACACCTTTGACGGCACGACTTCGCTCTATGCCGCCATTCGTTCCATCGGCGTTGTCTTCGGCTCGGCTACCGAACGAATTGAAACAGTATTGGCTTCGCCCCGCGAGGCGACACTGATGGAATCCACGACCTCGATGCCGATGCTCTTGCTGCACCGGACGTCGGTGGATCCCGACGGCATTCCCATTGAGCGTGTGCGGTCCCTCTACCGCGGTGATCGGATTGCGTTCCTGACAACCCTGCGGGAGTGA
- a CDS encoding transglutaminase domain-containing protein, which translates to MTCAVMSGLRIGDVTRGDAAGGVHASEILDWGHPSVEQLYAEAARETTSAREFLVAAHRAIQQRIRAVYALDDTQPVSVTLRRERGSCSQRLAVLEALARRHGIRTRVTGLILRGEFWYPRFRRLHAFIPERVLLAWPEFLIDGNWCDVSEVLVEPTEATSFEPFANAGAETLFDALSRAPIRWTEASSCDCLDFSEFVEKELGTFDSRDALFAEFGQTMSAPIRAVIDPVFRNWSASG; encoded by the coding sequence ATGACGTGCGCTGTGATGTCAGGCCTTCGAATCGGCGATGTGACTCGCGGTGACGCGGCGGGTGGCGTCCACGCGTCGGAGATTTTGGATTGGGGTCACCCGAGCGTCGAACAGTTGTATGCCGAAGCCGCGCGAGAGACGACATCCGCGCGCGAGTTTCTCGTCGCGGCTCACCGGGCGATCCAACAGAGAATTCGCGCTGTCTACGCACTCGACGACACTCAACCGGTTTCGGTCACTCTCCGACGGGAACGTGGCTCGTGCAGTCAGCGGTTGGCCGTTCTCGAGGCGTTGGCGCGTCGCCACGGGATAAGGACACGGGTGACCGGGCTGATCCTGCGTGGCGAGTTCTGGTACCCACGATTCCGTAGATTGCATGCGTTCATCCCCGAGCGCGTGTTGCTGGCCTGGCCGGAGTTCCTGATCGACGGCAACTGGTGTGACGTATCCGAGGTGCTGGTGGAACCGACCGAGGCGACGTCGTTCGAGCCGTTCGCCAACGCTGGAGCCGAGACCCTGTTCGACGCACTCTCGCGGGCCCCGATCAGGTGGACCGAAGCGAGTTCGTGCGATTGCCTGGACTTCTCCGAGTTCGTCGAAAAGGAGCTGGGAACCTTCGATTCCCGCGACGCGCTTTTTGCGGAATTCGGCCAGACGATGTCTGCTCCGATCAGGGCTGTCATCGATCCTGTGTTCCGGAATTGGAGTGCGTCCGGCTAG
- the map gene encoding type I methionyl aminopeptidase, whose protein sequence is MSVRTPLVPGTVSPVLAVPSKIERPEYAWRPTAKEGNEPWIQTPETIEAMRIASKIAAQALQEAGKAVAPGVTTDELDRIAHEYMIDHGAYPSTLGYKSFPKSCCTSLNEVICHGIPDSTVIQDGDIVNIDVTAYIGGVHGDTNATFLAGDVSEEHRLLVERTHEATMRAIKAVKPGRALNVIGRVIESYAHRFGYGVVRDFTGHGIGETFHNGLVILHYDEPTVETIIEPGMVFTIEPMINLGGIDYEIWEDDWTVVTKDRKWTAQFEHTLVVTDTGAEILTLP, encoded by the coding sequence ATGTCTGTGCGCACACCGTTGGTCCCCGGAACCGTCTCACCTGTACTTGCCGTGCCCTCCAAGATCGAGCGGCCCGAGTACGCGTGGAGGCCGACCGCCAAGGAAGGCAACGAGCCGTGGATCCAGACTCCGGAGACCATCGAGGCGATGCGTATCGCCAGCAAGATCGCTGCGCAGGCGCTGCAAGAGGCCGGCAAAGCGGTTGCTCCCGGCGTTACCACGGACGAGCTTGATCGCATCGCCCACGAGTACATGATCGACCACGGCGCTTACCCGTCGACGTTGGGCTACAAGAGCTTTCCCAAGTCTTGCTGCACTTCCCTCAACGAGGTGATTTGCCATGGAATCCCCGATTCCACGGTCATTCAGGACGGTGACATCGTCAACATCGACGTCACCGCGTACATCGGTGGCGTTCATGGCGACACCAATGCAACATTCCTTGCCGGCGATGTATCCGAAGAGCATCGACTGCTCGTCGAGCGCACCCACGAAGCCACGATGCGGGCAATCAAGGCAGTCAAGCCGGGTCGCGCACTCAACGTCATCGGCCGTGTCATCGAGTCGTACGCTCATCGCTTCGGCTACGGCGTCGTCCGCGACTTCACCGGTCACGGCATCGGTGAGACATTCCACAACGGCCTCGTGATCCTGCATTACGACGAGCCCACGGTCGAGACCATCATCGAGCCCGGCATGGTCTTCACCATCGAACCGATGATCAACCTCGGCGGCATCGACTACGAGATCTGGGAAGACGACTGGACCGTCGTCACGAAGGACCGTAAGTGGACGGCGCAGTTCGAACACACCTTGGTTGTCACCGACACCGGTGCCGAGATCCTGACCCTGCCTTGA
- a CDS encoding cobyric acid synthase — protein sequence MRGALLVAGTTSDAGKSVLVAGLCRMLARRGVRVAPFKAQNMSNNSVVTLDGGEIGRAQALQARACGLEPSVRFNPVLLKPGSDRTSQLVVRGKAVTTVGARDYMQHRAWLRGVVAEDLASLREDYDVVICEGAGSPAEINLRATDLANMGLAEAAQIPVIVVGDIDRGGVLAHLFGTVAVLSESDQALIAGFVINKFRGDVGLLEPGLEQLRELTGRPTLGVIPFAEDLWLDAEDSLGVTGNAPVGRPGPPVGSSWLTVAAIRLPRISNSTDVEALACEPGVAVSWITDPSRVRDADLVVIPGSKSTVSDLEWLRSTGLAEEIIARAGRGQSILGICGGYQMLGKAIVDDVESGSGTTTGLGLLDLEIEFAADKVLAQVEGHADGVAVSGYEIHHGRVIRNGDSPLLHNADGTPEGSVRGSVRGTHWHGLLESDDYRRMLLMDVAGDGFVVAENVSVAEVREQQLDLLADLVEKYVDQDALDKLIGGGVPNGLPVITSRVVAHKG from the coding sequence CTGCGCGGTGCCCTGCTCGTAGCCGGCACGACGTCGGATGCCGGTAAGAGCGTGCTTGTGGCCGGTCTCTGCCGGATGTTGGCACGCCGCGGTGTTCGTGTCGCGCCGTTCAAGGCGCAGAACATGTCCAACAACTCCGTCGTCACCCTGGACGGTGGCGAGATCGGTCGTGCGCAGGCACTTCAGGCACGGGCCTGCGGGCTCGAGCCGAGTGTGCGTTTCAATCCCGTGCTGCTCAAACCGGGAAGTGATCGCACGTCGCAGCTGGTGGTACGCGGCAAAGCGGTGACGACGGTCGGTGCTCGTGACTACATGCAGCATCGAGCGTGGTTGCGGGGCGTCGTGGCGGAAGATCTGGCGTCGTTGCGCGAGGACTACGACGTCGTGATCTGCGAGGGAGCAGGATCTCCGGCCGAGATCAATTTGCGGGCAACAGATCTCGCAAACATGGGGTTGGCCGAGGCGGCGCAGATTCCGGTGATCGTGGTCGGTGACATCGACCGTGGGGGAGTCCTTGCGCATCTCTTCGGGACTGTCGCGGTTCTGTCGGAAAGTGACCAAGCCTTGATCGCCGGGTTTGTGATCAACAAGTTTCGCGGCGACGTCGGACTGCTGGAACCGGGACTCGAGCAACTGCGCGAGTTGACCGGGCGTCCGACGCTGGGTGTCATTCCGTTCGCCGAAGACCTGTGGCTCGACGCCGAGGATTCCTTGGGCGTGACCGGCAATGCTCCCGTAGGTCGACCCGGGCCACCGGTCGGATCGTCATGGCTGACCGTTGCCGCAATCCGCTTGCCTCGCATCTCCAACTCGACAGATGTCGAAGCGCTGGCTTGTGAACCGGGCGTTGCGGTTTCGTGGATCACTGATCCCTCGCGGGTTCGCGACGCCGACCTCGTGGTGATCCCGGGCAGTAAGTCCACCGTGAGCGATCTGGAATGGTTGCGTAGTACCGGACTGGCGGAGGAGATCATTGCCCGAGCGGGTCGCGGGCAGTCGATCCTCGGTATTTGTGGCGGCTACCAAATGCTGGGTAAGGCGATTGTCGACGACGTGGAATCGGGATCCGGCACTACGACGGGTCTCGGCTTGCTGGATCTTGAAATCGAGTTCGCTGCGGACAAGGTACTGGCCCAGGTAGAGGGGCATGCCGACGGTGTTGCAGTGTCCGGGTACGAGATTCATCATGGACGGGTGATCCGAAACGGAGACTCACCACTCCTGCACAACGCCGACGGCACTCCGGAGGGAAGCGTTCGAGGCTCGGTTCGGGGGACTCACTGGCACGGGCTTTTGGAAAGCGATGACTACCGCCGGATGCTACTGATGGATGTTGCCGGTGATGGATTTGTTGTTGCCGAGAATGTTTCGGTCGCTGAGGTCCGTGAACAGCAACTCGACCTCCTGGCCGACCTCGTCGAGAAATATGTCGATCAGGATGCGCTCGACAAACTGATCGGCGGGGGAGTGCCGAATGGCTTGCCCGTCATCACTTCTCGCGTCGTGGCGCACAAGGGCTGA
- a CDS encoding PhzF family phenazine biosynthesis protein produces MALAPDILRYTAFSSDPAGGNPAGIVLDARGIDDAELQAIATRIGYPETAFITEPGSAENQQHSPIRYFSPISEIPFCGHATIATAVALTERDGAGTFVFETSVGPVPITTQVDESGIRATFTSVEPSVTDIDHAVLTALLGLVGLDSSAIDTDFPPRLSYAGNTHPVVVLRDQSTFDEFIFDPSTMRALMDAQGWPGTVTFLHRLDDNTFEARNLFPAGDITEDPATGSAAASTGGYLRSLDPANTPRRITIHQGRHVGRPSILLVDIPTQGGIAVTGTAVPIAEDD; encoded by the coding sequence ATGGCCCTCGCACCCGACATCCTTCGCTACACGGCGTTCAGTTCCGATCCTGCCGGCGGCAATCCAGCAGGAATCGTTTTGGATGCCCGCGGAATCGACGATGCAGAGTTGCAGGCCATCGCGACCCGCATCGGATACCCGGAAACCGCCTTCATCACCGAACCTGGATCTGCAGAGAACCAGCAGCACAGCCCAATTCGATACTTCTCCCCCATTTCGGAGATCCCGTTCTGCGGTCACGCCACCATCGCCACCGCCGTGGCACTCACCGAGCGTGACGGCGCCGGCACTTTCGTGTTCGAGACTTCCGTCGGGCCGGTGCCGATCACGACCCAGGTCGACGAATCAGGCATCCGTGCCACTTTCACCAGCGTCGAACCATCGGTCACGGATATCGATCACGCGGTACTCACCGCCCTATTAGGACTCGTCGGTCTCGACTCCTCGGCCATCGATACCGACTTCCCTCCTCGACTGTCCTATGCCGGCAACACCCATCCCGTCGTGGTTCTTCGGGATCAGTCGACGTTCGACGAGTTCATCTTCGACCCGTCGACAATGCGCGCACTGATGGATGCGCAAGGCTGGCCTGGGACGGTGACTTTCCTGCATCGATTGGACGACAACACCTTCGAAGCCCGGAATCTTTTCCCTGCCGGCGACATCACCGAAGATCCCGCTACCGGATCTGCCGCAGCCTCGACAGGCGGATACCTTCGCTCACTGGATCCCGCGAACACTCCCCGCCGCATCACCATTCACCAGGGCCGGCATGTCGGCCGGCCAAGCATCCTGCTGGTCGACATTCCGACGCAAGGAGGAATCGCGGTCACGGGAACAGCCGTCCCGATCGCGGAGGACGACTGA
- a CDS encoding PPOX class F420-dependent oxidoreductase, whose product MTDNTEIRDTLLELVAKGKQGVLVTIKRDGRPQLSNVIFLWDAESRTASVSITADRAKSKNAARDPRVSLHVSAPDFWSYAVIEGSAELTPVAADPNDEVADALVELYRGISGQEHPDWEDYRRAMVAERRQILSLRADHVYGAPGK is encoded by the coding sequence ATGACTGACAACACAGAAATCCGGGACACATTGCTCGAGCTTGTTGCCAAAGGGAAACAGGGCGTTCTTGTGACAATCAAGCGCGACGGCCGACCTCAACTGTCCAACGTCATTTTTCTGTGGGACGCAGAGTCGCGAACCGCATCGGTGTCGATAACGGCAGACCGCGCGAAGAGCAAAAATGCTGCCCGGGACCCGCGCGTATCACTGCATGTCAGCGCGCCGGATTTCTGGAGTTACGCGGTGATCGAGGGGTCGGCCGAACTGACTCCCGTGGCGGCGGATCCGAATGACGAGGTTGCTGATGCGCTGGTCGAGTTGTATCGCGGTATCAGTGGCCAGGAGCATCCTGATTGGGAGGACTACCGCCGCGCCATGGTCGCCGAGCGCCGCCAGATTCTGAGCCTGCGCGCGGATCATGTGTACGGAGCGCCCGGAAAGTAG
- a CDS encoding TetR/AcrR family transcriptional regulator — protein MLVAARRLLADVGYQQTTIAAIARMAGVNTPAIYRRWPTREALIEEAVHGTGGHPLPDESGDLRTDLALWVRVFLVRAARPAARAGVPGLLADSQSHEARQRLLAIGAPVRKAFQGLLEGAAARGEIPAGVDAMFLFDLMSGATTMRGLTRGTEDEDGFVDSLAGSLFVLAAHATETREMKAVHE, from the coding sequence GTGCTTGTGGCAGCACGTCGACTCCTGGCAGATGTCGGCTACCAACAGACAACGATTGCGGCGATCGCGCGTATGGCCGGCGTGAATACGCCTGCTATCTATCGTCGGTGGCCTACGCGGGAAGCCCTGATCGAGGAAGCCGTGCATGGCACGGGCGGGCACCCCCTGCCGGATGAATCCGGCGACCTTCGGACCGACCTTGCCCTCTGGGTACGTGTCTTCCTTGTTCGTGCTGCGCGTCCGGCTGCGCGGGCCGGTGTTCCGGGTCTACTTGCCGATTCGCAAAGCCACGAGGCCCGTCAACGACTGCTGGCGATCGGTGCGCCGGTCCGCAAGGCCTTCCAAGGTCTACTCGAAGGTGCCGCAGCCCGAGGCGAAATCCCGGCCGGTGTAGACGCAATGTTCCTGTTCGACTTGATGTCCGGTGCAACGACAATGCGCGGGTTGACCAGGGGTACCGAGGACGAAGACGGCTTTGTCGATTCGCTTGCGGGTTCCCTGTTCGTTCTGGCTGCGCATGCCACCGAGACGCGTGAGATGAAAGCGGTGCACGAGTGA
- a CDS encoding TIGR03617 family F420-dependent LLM class oxidoreductase, with amino-acid sequence MKIDLQLNGRPEDAAARAKELVALGADGLFTFEGAHDVFVPLVAASGAVQVDLMTNVAIALPRSPLHLAHVANDLQSLSRGRFRLGLGSQVRPHIERRYGTEWSRPAARMRESVLAIKAIFTAWEERSPLDFAGEFTRHTFMPPTFDPGPNPYGTPEICLGALGPLMTRAAAEVADGLLVMPFNSARHFRERTMPAIEEGLALGERTQSDLAIYPQVLVGVGRTPDELDAAERGVRSLLGFYASTPAYRPVLEVDGWEDIQPELNSLARNREFDAMRDLIDRDMMNAIAVVGTPEECAAKIIARFGDHADRVCCYFPGYPVVDEHIAEMISALEADR; translated from the coding sequence GTGAAGATCGACCTTCAGTTGAACGGCCGGCCCGAGGATGCGGCAGCACGGGCGAAAGAACTTGTCGCCCTGGGTGCAGACGGCCTTTTCACGTTCGAGGGAGCGCACGACGTGTTCGTGCCGCTCGTCGCGGCGTCGGGTGCCGTCCAGGTGGACCTGATGACAAACGTGGCAATTGCGTTGCCCCGCAGCCCGTTACATCTGGCTCATGTCGCGAATGACTTACAGTCCTTGAGTCGGGGGCGATTCCGGCTGGGCTTGGGCTCGCAGGTACGTCCGCACATCGAACGACGTTACGGCACCGAATGGTCGCGTCCGGCCGCTCGGATGCGGGAGTCGGTTTTGGCGATCAAGGCGATCTTCACTGCGTGGGAGGAGCGTTCACCGCTTGACTTCGCCGGCGAGTTTACGCGGCACACCTTCATGCCCCCGACATTCGACCCCGGGCCAAATCCGTACGGCACTCCGGAAATTTGTCTGGGAGCGTTGGGTCCCTTGATGACTCGGGCGGCAGCGGAGGTGGCGGACGGATTGCTCGTCATGCCCTTCAACAGTGCCCGGCACTTCCGGGAACGCACGATGCCCGCGATCGAGGAGGGGCTCGCACTGGGCGAGCGCACGCAATCGGACCTGGCGATCTACCCCCAGGTTCTGGTCGGTGTCGGTCGCACACCTGACGAACTTGATGCCGCCGAGCGTGGGGTCCGAAGCCTGCTCGGGTTCTACGCATCCACCCCGGCGTATCGGCCGGTGCTCGAGGTTGACGGTTGGGAAGACATTCAACCAGAACTTAATTCGCTGGCGCGGAATCGCGAATTCGACGCGATGAGGGACCTGATTGATCGCGACATGATGAACGCCATTGCGGTGGTGGGAACTCCCGAAGAATGTGCAGCGAAGATCATCGCGCGATTCGGAGACCATGCCGATCGTGTGTGCTGCTATTTCCCGGGCTATCCGGTGGTGGATGAACATATCGCGGAGATGATTTCGGCGCTCGAGGCGGATCGATGA
- a CDS encoding enoyl-CoA hydratase/isomerase family protein produces MTTGLSVEVDCGVAVITLNRPKQRNVFTRAMGQALGAAYRDLDNDDEVRAIVLTGAPPAFCAGADLGGGADTFDAPADTFTASPVNPPAFDLRKPVIAAVNGHAIGIGLTIAMQADIRIFADNAKYSIPQVRRGVLPDVMSHWTVPHIAGMAVAADILLTGRTFDGAEAVRLGLGSRCLPADEVLPAALDIARDIAVNVAPMSVALSKRLLWQTARRGFEPERVAELETELHLRVMGKPDAAEGVRAYLERRDPQWVSKLSEEWQEVAPE; encoded by the coding sequence ATGACAACTGGGCTGTCGGTGGAGGTGGACTGTGGTGTCGCCGTCATTACGCTCAACCGTCCGAAGCAGCGCAATGTGTTCACCCGGGCGATGGGTCAGGCGCTGGGAGCGGCCTACCGTGACCTCGACAACGACGACGAGGTTCGCGCGATCGTGCTGACCGGCGCACCTCCGGCATTTTGCGCGGGCGCGGATCTCGGTGGCGGCGCAGATACCTTCGATGCTCCGGCCGACACGTTCACGGCGTCTCCCGTGAATCCGCCCGCCTTCGATCTTCGTAAGCCTGTTATCGCCGCGGTGAACGGGCATGCGATCGGAATCGGCTTGACTATCGCGATGCAGGCAGACATTCGGATCTTCGCCGACAACGCCAAGTATTCGATACCGCAGGTTCGGCGGGGGGTGCTGCCGGACGTCATGTCGCACTGGACGGTTCCGCACATCGCGGGGATGGCGGTTGCCGCAGATATTCTGTTGACGGGCCGCACATTCGACGGCGCCGAGGCCGTGCGACTGGGACTGGGAAGCCGTTGTCTGCCGGCCGACGAGGTGTTGCCCGCCGCATTGGACATCGCCCGTGATATCGCGGTAAATGTTGCGCCGATGTCGGTGGCGCTGTCCAAACGCCTCCTGTGGCAGACCGCACGGCGCGGATTCGAACCTGAACGGGTGGCGGAACTCGAGACTGAACTGCACTTGCGGGTCATGGGCAAACCCGACGCAGCTGAGGGCGTTCGTGCCTATCTGGAAAGGCGTGACCCACAATGGGTTTCGAAACTGTCCGAGGAATGGCAAGAGGTTGCGCCGGAATGA
- a CDS encoding SDR family NAD(P)-dependent oxidoreductase, whose product MTSQPTDVPAITTGDVLAGVDLTGRTVVVTGASSGLGAETAQALAGAGAHVVLTARDISAAGSVATRIRVAHPTAELDVFGVDLGDVESIGALVDRLSDLSMTVDVLINNAGVMYTPFEHTRDGFELQFGTNHLGHFALTTALLPMLVAAADKSGRAARVITVSSDAHRTHPVDLADPNFERRAYDKFVAYGQSKSANVLMTVELERQVGGDGVHAFAVHPGVCATGLARHMSREDMAEMKRLASGTSNSLSNLKSVPAAAATSVWGAIAPELDSIGGGYLADCSVGAASAHATDPATAADLWELSTKLTTMHVK is encoded by the coding sequence ATGACGTCGCAGCCTACCGACGTTCCAGCGATCACCACCGGCGATGTCCTCGCGGGCGTTGACCTGACCGGTCGAACCGTTGTTGTCACCGGCGCGTCGAGTGGGCTGGGCGCGGAGACAGCCCAAGCCCTCGCCGGTGCTGGTGCCCACGTCGTCCTCACCGCGCGTGACATTTCTGCGGCAGGGTCAGTGGCGACTCGAATCCGGGTCGCGCACCCCACCGCCGAGCTGGATGTTTTCGGGGTTGATCTCGGTGACGTGGAAAGTATTGGCGCACTGGTAGATCGACTGTCGGATCTATCCATGACAGTGGACGTTCTGATCAACAATGCGGGGGTGATGTACACGCCGTTCGAGCACACTCGGGACGGTTTCGAGCTTCAGTTCGGTACCAACCACCTCGGCCACTTTGCGCTGACCACCGCGCTGTTGCCGATGTTGGTGGCCGCCGCCGATAAATCCGGTCGAGCTGCCCGAGTGATCACGGTGTCTTCGGACGCACATCGGACTCACCCGGTTGATCTTGCCGATCCGAATTTCGAGCGTCGCGCCTACGACAAGTTTGTTGCCTACGGGCAGTCCAAGTCGGCGAACGTGCTGATGACCGTCGAACTCGAACGGCAGGTCGGCGGCGACGGTGTGCATGCATTCGCAGTTCATCCGGGGGTGTGTGCCACTGGGCTCGCGCGTCACATGTCTCGAGAAGACATGGCCGAGATGAAGCGTCTGGCGTCGGGGACGTCGAATTCGCTCTCGAACCTCAAGTCCGTCCCGGCTGCCGCAGCGACATCGGTCTGGGGTGCAATCGCGCCCGAGCTCGATTCCATCGGCGGTGGCTATCTCGCGGACTGCAGCGTCGGCGCGGCCAGTGCCCATGCGACCGACCCCGCGACCGCCGCCGATCTGTGGGAACTCTCCACCAAGCTCACCACCATGCACGTGAAATAG